Within the Miscanthus floridulus cultivar M001 chromosome 2, ASM1932011v1, whole genome shotgun sequence genome, the region tggcttcgatgtcgCGTTttaagactatgaatcccaagagcatgcctcggggggccccgaacacacacttcttgggattaagcttgatgcccttctctctaaggcatttgaaggctatcttcaagtcgtcgatgagatccttggcctttctagacttgactatgatgtcgtccacataggcctcgatggttcgcccgatgtggtcgccaaagacctgggtcatgcaccgctggtaagtggcccctgcatttctgaggccgaaagacatagtcacatagcagtacatgccaaatggggtgatgaaagaagtcacgagctggtcggactctttcatcttgatctgatggtaactggAATATGCGTCAAGGAAAGACAAAgtctcgcatcccgcagtggagtcaacgatttgattgattcgaggtaatgggaaagggacttttggatagGATTtgttcaaaccagtgtagtctacacacatcctccatttcccatttttctttttgaccaacacagggttagctaaccactctggatgggatacttccctgatgaacccagccGCCAAAAGTTTTTGCACTTCCTCACCGATggtcctgcgcttttcctcgtcgaatcggcgcaggcgctgcttcaccgatcTGGAGCTGGCCCAGACgtctaaggcatgctcggcgacctcccttagtatgcctggcatgtccgagggactccacgtgaacatgtcggtgtttgcgcggagaaagtcgatgagcatggcctcctatttgatgttgagggtggcacttatcctcagcgcccggtcattggggcaggcggggtcgactgggATGAGCTTGATGACCTCCGTGGGCTCGAACGTGCCGGCTCAATGCTTGGGCTCGGGCAGCTGGCTACCGAGCCGGTCgaggtcgacgatgagggtctcggcttccacaagagcctcggcgtattcGATGCACTCAATGTCggagtcgtatgcatgctcgtacatggactcgatcatgatgacgccgttgggacctggcatcttgagcttgaggtaggtgtagttggggaccgccatgaacctGGCGTAGCACGgctgccccaggatggcgtggtaggttcccctgaatccaaccacctcgaaggtaagtacCTCCTTATGGTAGTTGGatggggtgccgaagcagacgggaaggtcaatgcgcccaaggggtcgcgtgcgtttccccggcacgatgccatggaagggcacGGCGTCGCCCTAGAGCCGCAAACGGTTgatctctaggagctccagggtgctggaatagaggatgttgaggccgctgcccccgtccATCAATACCCtggtgagccaggtgttgccgatgattaggtcgacaacaagcgggtactgcctaggattcgggacatggtcggggtggtcatctcgatcaaaggtgatcacttcccgagaccagttgaggtatcggggagtggccaccttgactgagaagacctc harbors:
- the LOC136537519 gene encoding uncharacterized protein, whose translation is MPPDDDTKPKGAGDRDDDKDDGFPEGDAVPFHGIVPGKRTRPLGRIDLPVCFGTPSNYHKEVLTFEVVGFRGTYHAILGQPCYARFMAVPNYTYLKLKMPGPNGVIMIESMYEHAYDSDIECIEYAEALVEAETLIVDLDRLGSQLPEPKH